The Streptomyces capitiformicae genome contains the following window.
CTGGTCGGCGCCATGGACGAGCGTCGTCAGCTCCTCCGCCAGCGCACGCTGCGCGGCCCGCGCCTGCGGCCGCTCCACCGTCTGCTTCTCCAACTCCTCAAGTTCCTCGCGGGACTTGAAGGACAGGATCCGCATGTACGTCGAGATGTCCCGGTCGTCCACATTCAGCCAGAACTGGTAGAACGCGTACGGCGTGGTCATCTCCGGGTCGAGCCAGACGGCCCCGCCCTCGGTCTTGCCGAACTTCGTGCCGTCCGCCTTGGTCATCAGCGGCGTCGCCAGCGCGTGCACGTTGGCGTGCGGCTCCAGCTTGTGGATCAGGTCCAGGCCGGCCGTGAGGTTGCCCCACTGGTCGCTGCCGCCCTGCTGGAGGGTGCAGCCGTACCTCCGGTAGAGCTGGAGGAAGTCCATGCCCTGGAGGATCTGGTAGCTGAACTCGGTGTAGCTGATGCCCTGGTCGGACTCCAGACGGCGGGCGACGGAGTCCTTCGTCAGCATCTTGTTGACGCGGAAGTGCTTGCCGATGTCCCGCAGGAACTCGATCGCGGAGAGGCCCTCGGTCCAGTCGAGGTTGTTGACCATGACGGCCGCGTTCTCGCCCTCGAAGGACAGGAACGGTTCGATCTGGGCGCGCAGCTTGCCGACCCAGCCGGCGACCGTCTCCGGGTCGTTCAGCGTGCGCTCCGCCGTCGGGCGCGGGTCGCCGATCAGACCCGTCGCGCCGCCCACCAGCGCCAGCGGCCGGTGCCCGGCCTGCTGGAGCCGGCGCACGGTGAGTACCTGCACCAGGTGTCCGACGTGCAGGGACGGCGCGGTCGGGTCGAAACCGCAATAGAACGTGACGGGACCGTCCGCGAGCGCCTTGCGCAAAGCGTCCTCGTCAGTGGACAGGGCGAACAGCCCCCGCCACTTCAGCTCGTCGACGATGTCCGTCACGGTTCTCGTGTCTCCTTGGATGATCTTCGGGATGATCTTCGGGTGGTGGTCGGCAGTCGGGTGACAGCCGACCACGAACGCCTACGAGGTTATACGCCCTGACTGACAGAGCTCATATTGAAATCCGGCACCCGCAGCGCGGGCGTCGCGGCCCTGGTGAAGTAGTCGCTCCACTCGCGCGGCAGCGTCTTCTCCGTACGCCCCGCCTCGCTGGCCCGGCCCAGCAGGTCGACCGGCGACTCGTTGAACCGGAAGTTGTTGACCTCGCCCGTGACCTCGCCGTTCTCCACGAGGTAGACGCCGTCCCGGGTCAGCCCGGTCAGCAGCAGCGTCGCCGGGTCGACCTCACGGATGTACCAGAGGCAGGTCAGCAGCAGCCCGCGCTCGGTGTCCGCGACCATCTCCGCGAGGGAGCGGTCCGAGCCCCCGTCGAGGATCAGATTGCCGATCGACGGCGCCACCGACAGCCCGGTGAGACCCGCGCTGTGCCGGGTGGTCGTCAGATTCGCGATCTCGCCCGCGCGGATCCACTCGGTCGCCTTCAGCGGCAGCCCGTTGTCGAACACGGAGGTGTCGCCGCCGGAGGAGTGGGCCAGGACGAAGGGCGCGGACTCCAGGCCGGGCTCGTTCGGGTCGCTGCGCAGGGTCAGCGGCAGGTCGGTGAGCTTCTCGCCGATCCGGGTGCCGCCGCCGGGCTTGCTGAACACCGTCCGGCCCTCGGCTGCGTCCCGCGCCGACGCCGACCACATCTGGTAGATCAGCAGGTCCGCCACGGCCGTCGGCGGCAGCAGCGTCTCGTACCGCCCGGCGGGCAGCTCGATCCGCCGCTCCGCCCAGCCCAGCCGTACGGCCAGCTCGGCGTCCAGGTCCGCCGGGTCGACGTCCTTGAAGTCCCGCGTCGACCGGCCCGCCCAGGCCGAGCGCGTACGGTCCGGGGACTTGGCGTTCAGCTCCAGCGTCCCGTTCGGCTGGTCGTGCCGCAGACGCAGCCCCGTCGACGTACCCAGGTAGCTGGAGACCAGCTCGTGGTTGGCGAAGCCGTACAGCTCACGGCCGCCCGCACGCGCGCGTGCGAACGATTCGCCGAGCGCCGGAGCGAAGTCGGCGAACACGGCGGAGGAGGTCTCGGCGGGCGCATCAGTGAAGTCAGGGGACTGCTGCACACCCGTGACCAGCGGCTGCGCGTCCTCGGCGGGCCCCGCCCCCCGCGCCGCGGCCTCGGCGGCCCGTACCAGCGGCTCCAGCTCGTCGGTGGTGACGGCGGACCGCGACACGACCCCGGAAGCGGTGCCCTCCTTGCCGTCGACGGTGGCGACGACGGTCACCGAGCGCCCGCGCGTGACCCCGTTCGTCGTCAGCGCGTTGCCCGCCCAGCGCAGGTTGGCCGTCGAGTACTCGTCGGCGATGACGACACACCCGTCGGTCCGGGACAGCTCGATGGCCCGCTCGACGATCTCGTGCGGCTTGTGGGTACGGGCGCTCATCGACCGGCCTCCTGCGTGGTATTGAGAATGTTGACGCCCTTGAAGAGGGCCGACGGGCAGCCGTGCGAGACCGACGCGACCTGGCCCGGCTGGGCCTTGCCGCAGTTGAAGGCACCGCCCAGGACATACGTCTGCGGCCCGCCCACGGCCGCCATGGACCCCCAGAAGTCGGTCGTCGTCGCCTGGTAGGCGACGTCCCGCAGCTGCCCGGCGATCCGACCGTTCTCGATCTTGAAGAACCGTTGCCCCGTGAATTGAAAGTTGTACCTCTGCATGTCGATGGACCACGACCGGTCCCCGACGACATAGATCCCCCGGTCGACCCCACCGATCAGATCCTCGGTCGACAGCCCCGCCGGATCCGGCTGCAGCGACACATTGGCCATGCGCTGCACCGGCACATGGTCGGGGGAGTCGGCGTACGCACACCCGTTGGAGCGCCCGAGCCCGGTGAGCCGGGCGATCCTGCGATCCAGCTGGTAGCCGACGAGGGTGCCGTCCTTCACGAGATCCCAGCTCTGCCCCTCCACCCCCTCGTCGTCGTACCCGATGGTCGCCAGGCCGTGCTCGGCGGTGCGGTCACCGGTGACGTTCATCAGCTCGGAGCCGTACCTCAGCTTGTTGAGCTTGTCGAAGGTGGCGAAGGAGGTACCGGCGTAGGCGGCCTCGTACCCGAGGGCGCGGTCCAGCTCTGTCGCATGCCCGATGGACTCGTGGATGGTCAGCCACAGGTTGGACGGGTCGACGACCAGGTCGTACACGCCCGCCTCGACGCTCGGCGCCCGCATCTTCTCGGCGAGCAGCTCCGGGATCCGCGCCAGCTCGTCGTCCCAGTCCCAGCCGGTGCCCGTCAGATACTCCCAGCCGCGCCCCACCGGCGGTGCCAGCGTCCGCATCGAGTCGAACTCCCCGCTCGACTCGTCCACGGACACGGCCGTCAGCGACGGATGCAGCCGTACGCGCTGCTGCGTGGTCACGGTCCCGGCGGTGTCGGCGTAGAACTTGTTCTCGTGCACGGTCAGCAGCGAGGCGTCCACGTGGTTGACCCCGTCGGCCGCCAGCAGCCGCGCGCTCCAGTCGGTGAGCAGCGCGGACTTCTCCTCGTCCGGGACGGTGAACGGATCGATCTCGTACGACGAGATCCACGTCTTCTCCGCGTGCACCGGCTCGTCCGCCAGCTCGACCCGCTCGTCCGACCCGGCGGCCTTGATCACCTGCGCGGACAGCTTGGCCATCGCCACGGCCTGCGAGGCGACCTTCGCGGCGGCGTCCATGGTCAGGTCCACCCCGGACGCGAACCCCCAGGTCCCCCCGTGCACCACCCGCACCGCGTACCCCAGGTCGGTCGTGTCCGACGACCCGGCGGGCTTCGCGTCCCTGAGCCGCCAGGACGCACTGCGCACCCGCTCGAACCGGAAGTCCGCATGATCGGCCCCGAGCGCACGCGCGCGTGCGAGCGCGGCATCGGCCAGGGCCCGTAGGGGGAGAGCCAGGAATGACTGATCGACTTCGTGGGGCACTGGTGGGGTCCCTTCGGGGTGCTCGCCTGCGATGGCCGTCACAGGCAGTGAACCATGTCCCGCGGGTCGGATTCCCGGGAGAAAAACCAACGGGCGGCCACGGGACCCAGTCCCGCGCCCGCCCGTGATGAGCGTCGCG
Protein-coding sequences here:
- the tyrS gene encoding tyrosine--tRNA ligase, translated to MTDIVDELKWRGLFALSTDEDALRKALADGPVTFYCGFDPTAPSLHVGHLVQVLTVRRLQQAGHRPLALVGGATGLIGDPRPTAERTLNDPETVAGWVGKLRAQIEPFLSFEGENAAVMVNNLDWTEGLSAIEFLRDIGKHFRVNKMLTKDSVARRLESDQGISYTEFSYQILQGMDFLQLYRRYGCTLQQGGSDQWGNLTAGLDLIHKLEPHANVHALATPLMTKADGTKFGKTEGGAVWLDPEMTTPYAFYQFWLNVDDRDISTYMRILSFKSREELEELEKQTVERPQARAAQRALAEELTTLVHGADQTAAVIAASRALFGQGELAELDEKTLSAALSEVPHAKVAGLAPVVDLFAEVGLVPSKSAGRRTVKEGGAYVNNVKVTAEDAVPVPEDLIHGRWLVLRRGKKNLAAVEVTGA
- a CDS encoding metallopeptidase TldD-related protein → MSARTHKPHEIVERAIELSRTDGCVVIADEYSTANLRWAGNALTTNGVTRGRSVTVVATVDGKEGTASGVVSRSAVTTDELEPLVRAAEAAARGAGPAEDAQPLVTGVQQSPDFTDAPAETSSAVFADFAPALGESFARARAGGRELYGFANHELVSSYLGTSTGLRLRHDQPNGTLELNAKSPDRTRSAWAGRSTRDFKDVDPADLDAELAVRLGWAERRIELPAGRYETLLPPTAVADLLIYQMWSASARDAAEGRTVFSKPGGGTRIGEKLTDLPLTLRSDPNEPGLESAPFVLAHSSGGDTSVFDNGLPLKATEWIRAGEIANLTTTRHSAGLTGLSVAPSIGNLILDGGSDRSLAEMVADTERGLLLTCLWYIREVDPATLLLTGLTRDGVYLVENGEVTGEVNNFRFNESPVDLLGRASEAGRTEKTLPREWSDYFTRAATPALRVPDFNMSSVSQGV
- a CDS encoding TldD/PmbA family protein, which translates into the protein MPHEVDQSFLALPLRALADAALARARALGADHADFRFERVRSASWRLRDAKPAGSSDTTDLGYAVRVVHGGTWGFASGVDLTMDAAAKVASQAVAMAKLSAQVIKAAGSDERVELADEPVHAEKTWISSYEIDPFTVPDEEKSALLTDWSARLLAADGVNHVDASLLTVHENKFYADTAGTVTTQQRVRLHPSLTAVSVDESSGEFDSMRTLAPPVGRGWEYLTGTGWDWDDELARIPELLAEKMRAPSVEAGVYDLVVDPSNLWLTIHESIGHATELDRALGYEAAYAGTSFATFDKLNKLRYGSELMNVTGDRTAEHGLATIGYDDEGVEGQSWDLVKDGTLVGYQLDRRIARLTGLGRSNGCAYADSPDHVPVQRMANVSLQPDPAGLSTEDLIGGVDRGIYVVGDRSWSIDMQRYNFQFTGQRFFKIENGRIAGQLRDVAYQATTTDFWGSMAAVGGPQTYVLGGAFNCGKAQPGQVASVSHGCPSALFKGVNILNTTQEAGR